A single genomic interval of Cucumis sativus cultivar 9930 chromosome 5, Cucumber_9930_V3, whole genome shotgun sequence harbors:
- the LOC101208154 gene encoding kinesin-like protein NACK2 yields MVRTPLSKIQRTPSTTPGGCPRAREENILVTVRMRPLNRKEQAMYDLIAWDCLDQHTLVFKNPNHERPLNPYCFDKVFYPTCSTQRVYDEGAKDVALSALTGMNATIFAYGQTSSGKTFTMRGITEYAVNDIFEHIKNTPERNFLLRFSALEIYNETVVDLLSCKSGSLRLLDDPEKGTIVEKLVEEVVKDSEHLRQLIGICEAQRQVGETALNDKSSRSHQIIRLTIESSLREVTNCVKSFVASLNLVDLAGSERVSQTSADGTRLKEGSHINRSLLTLTTVIRKLSGGKRGGHIPYRDSKLTRILQSSLGGNARTAIICTMSPALSHVEQTRNTLSFATSAKEVTNNAQVNMVVSDNRLLKQLQSEVARLEAELKSPEVSSSCLQSLLLEKDQKIQQMEREIKELRCQLQQEKKIYKEMKGMDECGPSHVVRCLSFQGDSDRTPTTILPQSKLRSVVGGQQGAVRRSATSIDPSIIVHEIRKLEHSQRQLGEEANRALEVLHREVAAHKLGSQEASETIAKMLSEIKDMHVLSSIPQETTAGDKTNLMEEIIRFKSEGTVIESLEKKLENVQKSIDKLVSSYPSPDDEDTPVLKNQYKRKKVLPFTLSNATNMHQIIRSPCSPMSSSHSVMKHETENRVPDKVMMAIDEYSGIGKVTPKCDVNCRNVSRDSTPLSKQSNSVNVKKMQRMFKTAAEENIRSIRAYVIELKERVAKLQYQKQLLVCQVLDLEKNGNESGALMDTIEHTPASWHTIFEDQRKQIIVLWHLCHVSLIHRTQFYLLFKGDPSDQIYMDVEWRRLTWLEQHLAELGNASPALLGDDPASSVYASVKALKQEREYLAKRVSSKLTVEEREMLYVKWEVPQVGKQRRLQLVNKLWTDPLNMKHIQESAEIVAKLVGFCESGEHVSKEMFELNFVCPSDRKTWMGWNLISNLLNL; encoded by the exons ATGGTCAGAACGCCGTTGTCCAAAATTCAGAGGACCCCTTCAACCACTCCAGGAGGGTGTCCAAGAGCTCGTGAGGAGAACATACTTGTCACTGTGCGTATGAGACCACTCAACCGGAAAGAACAAGCCATGTACGATCTCATTGCTTGGGATTGCTTGGATCAACATACCCTTGTCTTCAAGAATCCCAATCATGAAAGGCCTCTAAATCCCTACTGCTTTG ATAAAGTTTTTTATCCTACATGCTCTACTCAGCGGgtatatgatgagggtgccAAGGATGTTGCTTTATCTGCTCTGACAGGAATGAACG CCACAATCTTTGCATATGGACAGACCAGCAGTGGTAAAACATTTACCATGAGAGGCATTACTGAGTACGCTGTCAATGACATCTTTGAGCACATCAAGAAT ACGCCAGAGAGAAATTTTCTTCTGAGATTTTCAGCTCTGGAAATATATAACGAGACTGTTGTTGACCTTTTGAGTTGCAAATCTGGATCCCTTCGTCTCTTGGACGACCCTGAG aAAGGAACCATTGTGGAAAAACTGGTTGAAGAAGTTGTCAAGGACAGCGAACACCTTAGGCAACTAATTGGAATATGTGAAG CCCAAAGGCAAGTTGGAGAAACTGCACTTAATGATAAAAGCTCAAGATCACATCAGATAATTAGGCTG ACCATTGAAAGTAGCCTTCGGGAAGTTACAAACTGTGTGAAATCTTTCGTAGCAAGTTTG AACCTAGTGGACCTTGCTGGAAGTGAACGTGTTTCTCAAACTAGTGCAGATGGTACAAGATTGAAGGAAGGCAGCCACATCAACCGTAGTTTATTGACACTTACAACTGTCATTAGAAAGCTAAg TGGTGGGAAAAGAGGTGGCCACATACCATACAGGGATTCTAAACTTACACGAATATTGCAATCCTCACTCGGGGGAAATGCTCGAACAGCAATTATTTGTACCATGAGCCCTGCTTTAAGTCATGTGGAGCAAACAAGGAATACACTTTCGTTCGCAACTAGTGCAAAGGAAGTTACAAATAATGCCCAAGTAAACATG GTTGTTTCAGACAACAGGTTATTGAAACAATTGCAAAGTGAAGTCGCCAGACTTGAAGCTGAGCTCAAAAGTCCAGAGGTGTCCTCTTCGTGTTTACAATCTTTACTACTGGAAAAGGATCAAAAGATTCAGCAG atggagagagaaataaaGGAGCTAAGGTGTCAACTTCagcaagaaaaaaagatatacaAGGAAATGAAG ggTATGGATGAATGTGGGCCGTCTCATGTAGTCAGGTGTCTATCTTTTCAAGGAGACAGTGATCGAACTCCCACTACGATTCTTCCACAATCCAAGCTAAGAAGCGTAGTAGGAGGACAGCAAGGAGCTGTGAGGCGATCAGCTACGTCAATAGATCCATCCATTATTGTGCATGAAATCCGAAAGCTAGAGCATAGTCAGAGGCAACTTGGTGAGGAAGCAAATCGTGCCCTGGAAGTGTTGCATAGAGAGGTTGCTGCCCATAAACTTGGGAGTCAAGAAGCTTCAGAAACCATAGCGAAGATGCTATCTGAAATCAAGGATATGCATGTTTTAAGTTCCATTCCTCAAGAAACCACTGCTGGAGATAAGACAAACCTAATGGAAGAGATAATTCGTTTTAAATCTGAAGGAACTGTAATTGAATctcttgaaaagaaacttGAGAATGTTCAGAAATCTATTGACAAGTTGGTCTCTTCCTATCCAAGTCCAGACGATGAGGATACACCAGTGTTGAAAAACCAgtacaaaaggaagaaagtaCTCCCTTTCACATTGAGTAATGCTACAAACATGCATCAAATTATTCGATCCCCATGTTCCCCTATGTCCTCTTCTCATAGCGTGATGAAGCATGAAACAGAGAACAGGGTTCCTGATAAAGTGATGATGGCTATTGACGAGTATTCAGGGATAGGTAAAGTTACACCAAAATGTGATGTAAACTGCAGAAATGTATCAAGGGACAGTACTCCTCTGTCAAAGCAATCCAACTCAGTTAATGTGAAAAAAATGCAAAGAATGTTCAAGACTGCTGCTGAGGAGAATATACGGAGTATACGAGCTTATGTTATAGAGTTAAAAGAGCGGGTGGCAAAGCTACAATATCAGAAACAACTGCTGGTTTGCCAG GTATTAGATCTGGAGAAAAATGGGAATGAAAGTGGTGCGCTAATGGATACAATTGAGCATACCCCAGCTTCTTGGCATACTATCTTCGAGGATCAGAGAAAGCAAATCATCGTGCTGTGGCATCTGTGCCATGTTTCCCTTATACATCGGACACAGTTTTACTTGCTATTTAAAGGGGATCCATCTGATCAAATTTATATGGACGTTGAATGGAGAAGATTGACATGGTTGGAGCAACACTTGGCGGAGCTTGGAAATGCCAGTCCAGCACTTTTAGGCGATGATCCTGCAAGCTCTGTTTATGCAAG TGTCAAGGCTCTGAAGCAAGAAAGGGAGTATCTTGCAAAGAGGGTGAGCTCTAAGCTAACAGTAGAGGAAAGAGAAATGTTGTATGTGAAATGGGAAGTTCCACAAGTAGGAAAACAGAGAAGGCTACAACTAGTGAACAAGCTATGGACAGATCCTCTTAACATGAAACATATACAGGAAAGTGCAGAAATTGTTGCAAAGCTGGTCGGCTTCTGTGAATCAGGGGAACATGTGAGCAAGGAGATGTTTGAGCTTAACTTTGTTTGTCCTTCTGATAGGAAAACTTGGATGGGGTGGAATCTAATCTCTAATCTGTTAAATCTATAA